A single genomic interval of Mustelus asterias chromosome 13, sMusAst1.hap1.1, whole genome shotgun sequence harbors:
- the LOC144503087 gene encoding late histone H2B.2.1-like, giving the protein MAEEKTVHTSKKGAQKKPPTKSSKKRRSRKESFYIYNVMKQVHPDTGISSKAMSIMNLFVNNIFKCIVGEASHLAHYNRKQTISSREIQTTVSLLLPEGLAKHAVLEGTKAVTKFTNSK; this is encoded by the coding sequence ATGGCTGAAGAAAAGACGGTACACACTTCCAAGAAGGGAGCCCAGAAGAAGCCGCCAACGAAAAGCAGCAAGAAGAGGAGGTCCAGGAAGGAGAGTTTCTACATCTACAAcgtgatgaagcaggttcaccctgacaccggcatctcctccaaggccatgagcatcatgaacttGTTTGTCAACAACATCTTCAAGTGCATTGTGGGCGAGGCTTCCCACCTGGCCCATTACAACAGGAAGCAGACCATCAGCTCCCGGGAAATCCAGACCACCGTGAGCCTGCTGCTGCCTGAAGGACTGGCTAAGCACGCCGTATTGGAGgggacaaaggcggtgaccaagtTCACTAACTCCAAGTAA